In Fusobacterium sp. FSA-380-WT-3A, the sequence TTGAAACCCTTATAAATTTTGTATAAAAAAGACACCTTTTATATTAAAAAGGTGTCTTTTAAATCTTAATTTTAGAAATGTTAAATAAATAATCTTATTTATTTAAACATATTCATAAAGAAAGTAATAATAACTGCGTTGAAGAAGTCAATAAATAATGAACCAACTAAAGGAATAACAAAGAAAGCTTTAACAGATGGTCCATTTGCTTTAGTGAATGCTTCCATATTAGCCATTGCATTAGGAGTAGCTCCTAAACCAAATCCACAATGTCCACAAGCTATAACAGCAGCATCGTAATCTCTTCCCATGATATTAAATGTAATGAAGTAAGCAAAAATTCCCATTATGAAAGTTTGAATTAAAAGCATAGCAACTAAAGGTAAAGCTAATGCAGCAAGCTCCCAAAGTTTCATAGACATTAATGCCATAGAAAGGAATACAGATAAAGCGATATTTCCTAACATAGAAATTTCATTTAAAGGTAATTTCTTTTTTGCCATATCCATAACATTTCTAAGTAGAGCTGCAACAACCATAGGACCTAAGTAAACAGGGATAGCAAATCCTAAATGCTCTTTAACAAAAGGAGGAATCCATGCTCCACATCCCATAGCTAAACCAATGAAAACAACAGCTTGGAAAATAGTAGTTTCACTTACTTTTTCCTCATAAGTATCCATATCTCCTTCAAAAACTTCATTATCTATTTCTCTTTTAGTTTGTTGAGGTGCTTGATCTTTTTTCGCTATTAAGTTATGTTTTTCCATAAGCTTTTTAGCTATTGGCCCTCCAATTAAACATCCAGCTACTAACCCATATGTAGCAGAAGCAATAGCAA encodes:
- the gltS gene encoding sodium/glutamate symporter produces the protein MTFTFNMAETLAIAILVLLVGSAIKKKFPILERFFIPGPVVGGVVFSIILLIGHITGAFSFAFDGVLKDFLMVAFYSTVGYLASFELLKKGGVGVVLFLLSAVILVVIQDSLGVFLAKIFGLHPYIGLAAGSIPLTGGHGTAGAFGPLLEEAGAGGAFSVAIASATYGLVAGCLIGGPIAKKLMEKHNLIAKKDQAPQQTKREIDNEVFEGDMDTYEEKVSETTIFQAVVFIGLAMGCGAWIPPFVKEHLGFAIPVYLGPMVVAALLRNVMDMAKKKLPLNEISMLGNIALSVFLSMALMSMKLWELAALALPLVAMLLIQTFIMGIFAYFITFNIMGRDYDAAVIACGHCGFGLGATPNAMANMEAFTKANGPSVKAFFVIPLVGSLFIDFFNAVIITFFMNMFK